CACTAAACTCTCTGTTTGGTGGCTCTCTCTAGGTATCAAGCTCGATCGCATTCAACCAGGTAAACCTTACCAAAATGGCGCTCATGAAAGAATGCATAGAGACATGGCTCGAGAACTACAACATGAAATCGTTGGTAACATCACTCTCTTCCAAAAACTCTTCGATAAATGGAGAATTGAATTCAATAGAGAAAGACCACACGAAGCTCTTAACATGAAAACTCCAGAACAAATCTATGTTAAATCGGAAAAACTTTTTGATCCGAACGCTGAACTTCTAATCGCCTATCCGTTTGGATTCAAGCAAAGACATGTTAACGATCGCGGTTACATCAATTACAATGGAAATCTCATCATGATCGGAAATCCTTTTAACGGGTTTAATGTCGGTATTAAAAAAGAATTCGATTCCGTTTCTATTTGGTTCGGAAATAATAAGTTAGGTAATCTCGATCAAAATTTATTCTTGATTAATCCTGATTCCAATTCATATAAAGTTCATAAACCAAGGAAGGTTACTAAAAAGTACTACCCTTCTCCTGACGCATGAACGTTACCCATGTCTTGAAGTCATACCGGAATCTATTCCTCTCAAGAAGGTAATAGATAAATTTCAAAAGAACATATCATCTTTTATTGCTTTATTATTCAAACAATAGAACAAACAAATTAGTATATAAGCTTTGCACATGAATCAATTATTTCTTAAGGAATTTAAAACACTAGATCAAATAAACACTAAATCTAGACCTCAATCAGAAAAAATTTATGATGAATTATTCAATTTTACTATATCTTACAGAAATCTAAATACCTCTACCAAAGAAATATTCAGAAACAGTTTACCGAAAGGCTTAAAACGGAAATTTCTTGGCTTCAGCGGTTTCCTAGCTGAATATGCAATATTCAAAAAAAATAGTAAATATATTTCATCCTCATTGCTTTTTCACTGTATGGAAGATTTTTCAAACGATTTCAGAGAAAATATTAGATTTCTAATCTTAATAAATCATTCTTCAATCCTTCTTGGAAATAAGTTAGAAAAATTCATAATAAACGAGATTGATAACTGTTCAGATAGAGCAAAAATATATTTCAAAAAATTTCTTGAGCGAGACGAATCACTGAACAATATTGATAAATTTGAAATACAATTGAAAGAAATTGATAACTTTCCAATTTATACAAAAAAATAATTTCAATAATACATAGATCTTATTTTAGATAAGCTAATTTTATTAAAATTCAGTTATTTAAAAAAATTCTTCTTTAGTTATGAAGAATTAAACTTCATAACTTTTATGTAATAAAAAAATTGATAAAAGCCCCCAAACCAGCGCATAACAGCAACTAACCGCTTCGCTTCGGGACGCGCCCTCGCTTGGGCTGCGCCACATAGGCTTCTGGCACTCCTCTTGCTTACGCAAGCGTCGTTCCAGTCCCTAACGTCCCGTTCGGGACTCAGGGCCAGCCTACGTCGGTTAGTCTAGTTCGTTATACGGCATAAATAAAAGGAAATAGGAAAAAAATGGTAGCAAAAAAGAAAATGCAACTAGGAAGGCCAAGGAAAAAAATTCAAGATTATATAATTGAATCCAATAGCGCTGATTTCGGTAAAATGTCTGATTATTATGACTATCCAGTTAAAACATTTTTAAATTTTTTATGTATATCGCACTATGCTGTAGATTATTGCAAAACTAAGTTTCCCAAAAATGCCGATAAAAAAATGGGTGTTGAAGCACAGAGACATTTAAATATCATTATCTTATCCATTCTACCAACAATAATGGGTCAATTTGAAACATTCCAAAAGTCATTGTTTTCAAAATGTCTTGAATATAGTGTATATTTAGACAACTTTGTACCATCTGAATTCCTAAAGAGATTGAAAGATATACAAAGTTTAGAGATAGACTCACTTCGATTAACAGCCTATAGAGGACAGCCTGCGCAAGTAGGAACAATATTTGCTGATAGCCTCCATATATGGCATGACTCTCATAAAGTTAGTCACGCCTTCCGTGCATTAACTCAAGGAGTTGACTTTTACACAAAGGATCAAATAGAAGAATTGCAAATAATTTGGCAACTTAGACACTCTATAGTACACACTGGTGGAACGATAACAAGACCAGACTCTCAAAAAAATTCAAAATTAAAAAAATTTGCTGATAAAAGTATTATCCTAAGCGAAACTTTCATTTCAACTTTAGGATACAAACTACACAATCTAATAAATAATTCTATCACGAGATATTCATCTGATTTTAAAGGAAAACTCTCTGCAGATACTCCTATCGCAGTACAAAGAGAAATCGATTCGATGTTCAAAGTTGAATCGAAAATGCAATCTTCTTGGATTGTTCCTTAATAATTTACGCCGTATAACAGCGACTAACCGCTACGCTTCGGCACAAGGCCTCGCTCGGCCTGCGGCAAATTCCCTTTCTGTCACTCGCTCGCATGCGCAAGCTACGTGCCAGTCCCTAACGTCCCGTTCCGGGACTCAGGGTCAGGGAACTTCGGTAAGTCTAGTTCGTTATACGTAATTGCGAAAAAAAAATGAAATCATTAAATTTAAACAAAGAAGATTTCAAGATTGAATACAGCAAAATTGAACTTATAAGCCTGTGGATAGATCCTAATTTTCAAAAAGAACTGGGATTATCGAACAATGATAAAAATGTCAAAAATAATGATATAATTCTCTGTTCTTGCAATTATAAATTTAAGGAAAACAATTTTAAAATTCATTTTTCTCCCAACAATGAAACAGAAATTTCCAATTACATTAAAAACATAAACTCTATACTTGCAGAATTTTTCCGAAACCAGGAACGGTATTTAGATAAAATTATCGACGCAGTTCTAGAATTAAAAAACAAATCTTGGCTTTCTTTAGGTGAGCCAATATTTCAAAAAATGGATATTTCACTCAAAATATATAAAATAAAAGAGATATCATTCAATTATAACAATTCTTATTCTGTCTTTCTAAATGATAATCAACTCTTTTTAGGACATGA
This genomic stretch from Leptospira wolbachii serovar Codice str. CDC harbors:
- a CDS encoding IS481 family transposase — encoded protein: TKLSVWWLSLGIKLDRIQPGKPYQNGAHERMHRDMARELQHEIVGNITLFQKLFDKWRIEFNRERPHEALNMKTPEQIYVKSEKLFDPNAELLIAYPFGFKQRHVNDRGYINYNGNLIMIGNPFNGFNVGIKKEFDSVSIWFGNNKLGNLDQNLFLINPDSNSYKVHKPRKVTKKYYPSPDA
- a CDS encoding DUF2262 domain-containing protein, coding for MKSLNLNKEDFKIEYSKIELISLWIDPNFQKELGLSNNDKNVKNNDIILCSCNYKFKENNFKIHFSPNNETEISNYIKNINSILAEFFRNQERYLDKIIDAVLELKNKSWLSLGEPIFQKMDISLKIYKIKEISFNYNNSYSVFLNDNQLFLGHDIEVRIYKEKIKEICLTG